A part of Liolophura sinensis isolate JHLJ2023 chromosome 1, CUHK_Ljap_v2, whole genome shotgun sequence genomic DNA contains:
- the LOC135475631 gene encoding LOW QUALITY PROTEIN: uncharacterized transporter slc-17.2-like (The sequence of the model RefSeq protein was modified relative to this genomic sequence to represent the inferred CDS: deleted 2 bases in 1 codon; substituted 1 base at 1 genomic stop codon), whose translation MGEKPESSKMEKPRFQGFDVNEVPWWTSKRFLMAVICFFGFGNLYAQRVNLSMAMVCMINHTATDVGMESKYPEQYHSHIGHTNDSGYSHVTTQGPVDLEEQCPSHGHSDNETISQSEQGNLVWDKQIQGLLLGSFFWGYLFPQVPGGWLSEKFGAKKVTAAGMFPVAILTLLTPVSATTSPWLLLVVRILIGVGEAVMYPAAQALFARWAAPWERSRLIGISYAGGQLGNAIAFPVSGLLCDYGFGGGWPSIFYVFGTCGFIWCVVWTIFVHDSPAECPRITDIERKYVEQSLGQSNKNKKVXTGHALEAIFSSPAVWAIIVAHTCGNWGAYFILTSIPAYMKEVLKFDIKKNGLFTMLPYLSFWMCINIGGTLADFLIEKKILTVVWTRKLMDTIGLVMPGTLMVITGYMSCNQPTAAVALLVLAMGFSGFQFAAHFVNHGDIAPSFAGTLFGISNVAATIPGILTPYVVGAVTTEKTREQWLIVFYISGAVHIFGALFYFIFARGDIQSWAVIPDVDNTNHAENANALLEKGRRSSDTGKSGDTLVVENENDSKLLDDKATA comes from the exons TGCCATGGTGGACATCAAAGCGGTTTCTGATGGCCGTAATTTGTTTCTTTGGCTTTGGGAATTTGTACGCTCAGCGAGTGAACCTCAGTATGGCCATGGTTTGTATGATAAACCACACGGCTACCGATGTTGGCATGGAGTCAAAATATCCGGAACAATATCACAGTCACATTGGGCACACGAACGACTCCGGGTATTCACACGTTACCACTCAAGGACCCGTTGACCTTGAGGAACAGTGCCCTTCACATGGTCATTCGGATAATGAAACGATTAGCCAATCAGAG cAAGGCAATCTCGTCTGGGATAAACAAATCCAAGGACTTCTTCTTGGCTCTTTTTTCTGGGGATATTTATTTCCTCAAGTACCTGGCGGTTGGCTCAGTGAAAAATTTGGCGCCAAAAAGGTTACAGCCGCCGGAATGTTTCCTGTCGCCATTTTGACTCTCTTGACACCCGTCAGCGCTACCACGAGCCCTTGGCTCCTCCTTGTGGTCAGAATCCTTATCGGAGTAGGGGAG GCTGTCATGTACCCTGCTGCTCAAGCCCTGTTTGCCCGCTGGGCGGCGCCCTGGGAACGGAGTCGTCTGATTGGTATATCATACGCAG GTGGTCAGCTAGGGAATGCCATAGCCTTCCCCGTGTCCGGATTACTCTGCGATTATGGATTCGGTGGTGGATGGCCGTCCATATTCTATGTATTTG gtacatgtggatTTATCTGGTGCGTGGTATGGACGATATTTGTTCACGATTCCCCGGCAGAATGTCCGAGAATTACCGACATTGAACGGAAATACGTCGAGCAGTCGCTGGGACAGAGTAACAAGAACAAAAAGGTCT AAACCGGACACGCCTTGGAAGCCATTTTCAGCAGCCCGGCTGTCTGGGCCATCATTGTGGCCCACACCTGTGGTAACTGGGGAGCTTACTTTATCCTTACCAGCATACCGGCCTACATGAAAGAAGTACTCAAGTTTGACATCAAAAAG AACGGACTGTTCACAATGTTGCCGTATCTCTCATTTTGGATGTGTATTAACATTGGAGGCACATTGGCCGACTTTCTCATTGAAAAGAAGATTTTAACAGTTGTCTGGACCAGA AAACTGATGGACACTATAG GGCTGGTGATGCCTGGTACCCTAATGGTTATCACGGGCTACATGAGCTGTAATCAACCAACAGCTGCCGTAGCCCTGCTCGTCCTAGCCATGGGTTTCAGTGGATTCCAGTTTGCCGCCCACTTCGTCAACCACGGAGACATCGCACCATCCTTCGCGGGTACTCTCTTCGGCATCTCGAACGTAGCAGCGACTATACCGGGAATTCTGACTCCATATGTTGTTGGAGCCGTGACAACAGAG AAAACCCGTGAACAGTGGCTAATAGTATTCTATATCAGTGGAGCCGTCCACATCTTTGGAGCTTTATTTTACTTCATCTTCGCTCGTGGCGATATCCAGTCGTGGGCTGTCATTCCGGATGTAGACAACACGAACCACGCGGAGAACGCCAACGCTTTATTAGAAAAGGGAAGAAGGTCTTCTGATACCGGCAAAAGTGGAGACACGTTGGTAGTAGAGAACGAAAATGACTCCAAACTTCTGGATGACAAGGCTACAGCATAA